Below is a genomic region from Paraburkholderia phenazinium.
TCCAGGCTTGAGTCGAGTCTGAATATCCGTTGGCTGGCCGGCCAGCCAACGAAGACGAGAGTGTTGAAATCGGGCTGACAGGTAATACACGTCACGCCGTTGCTTTGCCAGATTGCCGGGATAAGAAGTAGATATATAAATAAGTATAACTAATTAGATAGAAGAAATCAGGAGTGAGACTTTCAGAGTAATTAGGTCATCTTATTACTATCGAAAAACGGAGACGGAAATGAGAAAGATTGTCTGGATGGCGGCAGGTGCGTCGATATTGGCTAATGTTGCACACGCTCAGAGCTCAGTAACGTTGTATGGCATTGTGGATAACGGCATTGGATATCAGAGCAGTGCAACTACGCTCGGTTCCACGAGTGGCGGCCGCTCTCTCGTCAAGATGACGACGGGCGTCTTTGCGGCAGATCGGCTTGGCTTTAAAGGCGTCGAGGATCTCGGCGGAGGAACGCAGGCCATCTTTACGTTGGAACAGGGTTTCAGTGCCGCGACCGGTGCGGAGTCGACCTCGGGGTTAGGGTTCAGCCGGCTCGCCTATGTTGGGTTGACGAATCAGACATACGGCACGTTCACGGCGGGACGCGAATACTCGGCCTATTACACCCTACTGCAGCCATTTAGTCCGGAGCCGCGGCTGACCGGTTACTACGCCGCACACCCGGGCGATATTGATGGGACGGACACCGACTTTCACGAGAACAACGCACTCGTCTACACGTCGCCGAATTTCTACGGTTTGACCGTTAGCGGCGAATACGCCCTCGGTGGTGTCGCGGGAAGTTTCAACGCCGGCTCGTCGTGGAGCGCTGGTGTGCAGTACATCAACGGTCCGATCGGCGCCGCAGCCGCGATCTGGCGTGTCAACAACTCGACGTCGGGCGGCGGGGCATTTGGTGCGTCGTCGGTCACCTCGAATAACGGCGCCCAGATCGGCATATCGGCCATCAACGTCGGATACCAGACGGCGCAAGCGCAGCAGCGCTTCGCGGTGGCGGGCGCCTACACGTTCAGTCCGGCATGGGATTTGTCCCTGATGTATTCGAATACCCAGTACATCCCGGGCATACGCTCTTCATTTACCGACACGGCCATTTTCAACACGGTCGGTGCAGTGTTGCATTACAAAGTGACCCCTGCGTTCGATCTCGCAGCGGGTTACGCCTATACGCGCGCGACCAGTGCAAACCGGATTTCGTCAGCCGCGCAATATAACCAGATCAATTTCGGTCAGGTCTACAGCCTTTCGAAAGCCACGGCCCTCTATGCCATGGAAGGCTTTCAGCGGGCAAATGGTCAGACACTCGGCATCAACGGCGGCGGAGACATCGTCAATGCCGTGGCATCGGCTGGCGACGGCGGTAACGCACAGCCTGCGTCGTCACGC
It encodes:
- a CDS encoding porin; the protein is MRKIVWMAAGASILANVAHAQSSVTLYGIVDNGIGYQSSATTLGSTSGGRSLVKMTTGVFAADRLGFKGVEDLGGGTQAIFTLEQGFSAATGAESTSGLGFSRLAYVGLTNQTYGTFTAGREYSAYYTLLQPFSPEPRLTGYYAAHPGDIDGTDTDFHENNALVYTSPNFYGLTVSGEYALGGVAGSFNAGSSWSAGVQYINGPIGAAAAIWRVNNSTSGGGAFGASSVTSNNGAQIGISAINVGYQTAQAQQRFAVAGAYTFSPAWDLSLMYSNTQYIPGIRSSFTDTAIFNTVGAVLHYKVTPAFDLAAGYAYTRATSANRISSAAQYNQINFGQVYSLSKATALYAMEGFQRANGQTLGINGGGDIVNAVASAGDGGNAQPASSRSQVVGGIGLMHRF